In a genomic window of Thermococcus sp. EP1:
- the sufC gene encoding Fe-S cluster assembly ATPase SufC, giving the protein MLKAENLKVKVEDKEILKGINLIVDDGELHVVMGPNGSGKSTLALTIAGHPKYQVINGKIIFDGEDITNLPPEERVRRGIFLSFQHPVEVEGVKVIQFLQRVLKNLKNLDEIQAYEIIFAAVQELGLDDSMLTRFLNVGFSGGERKKLEMLQAYLVRPKLLILDEPDSGVDVDSLKVIAGIINKLHEEGTAILLITHYGRILEHLKPHRVHVIKDGKIVASGGIELVKTIEEKGFAAVEAL; this is encoded by the coding sequence ATGTTAAAAGCTGAAAATCTAAAGGTAAAAGTGGAGGACAAGGAAATTCTCAAAGGTATTAATCTCATCGTTGATGATGGAGAGCTTCATGTTGTAATGGGTCCTAATGGGAGCGGGAAATCAACACTAGCCTTAACAATAGCTGGTCATCCCAAGTATCAGGTGATAAATGGGAAAATTATTTTTGATGGAGAGGATATAACTAACTTGCCCCCTGAGGAAAGGGTTAGAAGAGGCATTTTCTTGAGTTTTCAGCATCCTGTTGAAGTAGAGGGAGTGAAGGTTATTCAATTCTTGCAGAGGGTATTGAAGAATCTCAAAAACCTTGATGAAATCCAAGCTTATGAAATTATTTTTGCTGCAGTTCAGGAACTTGGGTTGGACGATTCAATGCTCACACGATTCTTAAATGTTGGATTTTCTGGTGGAGAAAGGAAAAAGTTGGAGATGCTACAAGCTTATCTTGTGAGACCAAAACTTCTTATTCTTGATGAGCCAGATAGTGGAGTTGATGTTGATTCTCTTAAGGTTATTGCAGGGATTATAAATAAACTTCACGAAGAAGGGACTGCAATTTTACTTATAACACATTATGGTAGGATTTTGGAGCATTTAAAGCCCCACAGAGTGCACGTGATTAAGGACGGAAAAATAGTTGCATCTGGAGGGATTGAACTGGTTAAGACTATCGAAGAGAAGGGTTTTGCGGCGGTGGAAGCATTATGA
- a CDS encoding MarR family transcriptional regulator has product MSRKLEISILLLFLFLPSALAQYTTETLELTIYEDGYTKVTQIIIPDEYTVVVDIPLMGKNIKGLMIRDENNKPLLYKLNNSLLSVYFENVSTIMVVYYTPDLTSKERAVWSVNLTSDVPVTVNFPENAVIIGLNTVPLKIDKNKLMMPPGNISISYIIESDFPLTASDSGGPSTSPTTPPQQGTRWFFYTIPILTILIVGGYLLFRRQPSESTKKGVNLPLTREEFQKKIEEMDLSRDEIRVLLYLYDRGGKAPQAEIKDVLRIPKTTAWRMFKRLEEKKLIKIYKRKRENWVELLF; this is encoded by the coding sequence GTGAGCAGAAAACTTGAGATCAGCATACTTCTATTATTCCTCTTTTTACCTTCTGCCCTAGCTCAGTATACAACAGAAACCTTAGAACTTACCATATATGAGGATGGTTACACTAAAGTTACTCAAATAATAATCCCTGATGAATATACAGTAGTTGTAGATATCCCCTTAATGGGAAAAAACATCAAAGGTTTAATGATTAGAGATGAAAACAATAAGCCTCTCCTATACAAGTTAAATAACTCTCTCTTATCCGTATATTTTGAAAACGTCTCCACCATAATGGTGGTTTATTATACTCCTGATTTAACATCTAAAGAGAGAGCTGTGTGGAGTGTTAATTTAACCTCTGATGTTCCAGTAACAGTAAACTTCCCAGAAAATGCGGTAATAATAGGATTAAATACAGTTCCACTTAAAATCGATAAAAATAAACTCATGATGCCCCCAGGAAACATCAGCATCTCCTATATAATCGAAAGTGACTTCCCATTAACTGCTTCAGATTCAGGAGGACCAAGTACCTCCCCCACCACCCCACCCCAACAGGGCACGCGATGGTTCTTCTATACAATACCCATCCTGACAATATTGATTGTTGGGGGATATTTGCTATTCAGGAGACAACCTTCTGAGAGCACTAAGAAAGGTGTGAATCTCCCATTAACCAGAGAAGAATTCCAAAAAAAGATCGAGGAGATGGATCTCTCAAGAGATGAGATACGGGTTCTCCTGTACCTTTATGATAGGGGTGGCAAAGCTCCCCAAGCAGAAATCAAAGATGTCTTGAGAATTCCAAAAACCACTGCCTGGCGGATGTTTAAACGGCTAGAAGAGAAGAAACTAATCAAAATATACAAGAGGAAAAGAGAGAATTGGGTTGAGCTCCTCTTTTAA
- a CDS encoding ferritin, which translates to MLTEKMLKALNEQLNREMYSAYLYFAMAAYFDDLNFEGFSNWMKAQAEEEVGHALRFYNYIYDRNGRVELKEIPQPPKEWESPIEAFKAAYEHEQFISKCINELAALAEEEKDYSTRSFLEWFINEQVEEEANVKKILDKLRFAENSPQILFMLDRELASRGPKLPTLLMQGEE; encoded by the coding sequence ATGTTGACTGAAAAGATGTTAAAGGCCTTGAATGAGCAATTGAATAGAGAAATGTACTCAGCATACCTCTATTTTGCCATGGCAGCGTATTTTGATGATCTAAACTTCGAGGGCTTTTCTAATTGGATGAAAGCTCAGGCAGAGGAGGAAGTTGGGCATGCATTAAGGTTTTATAATTACATCTATGATAGAAATGGGAGAGTAGAGCTTAAAGAAATTCCTCAACCTCCAAAAGAGTGGGAATCTCCAATCGAAGCTTTTAAAGCGGCTTATGAGCATGAGCAGTTCATAAGCAAGTGCATAAATGAATTGGCTGCACTAGCAGAAGAAGAGAAGGACTATTCAACTAGGTCTTTTCTTGAGTGGTTTATTAATGAACAAGTTGAAGAAGAAGCTAATGTAAAGAAAATTCTTGATAAGCTGAGATTTGCGGAAAATAGTCCTCAGATACTGTTTATGTTAGATAGAGAACTTGCATCTAGAGGGCCAAAGTTACCGACTCTTTTAATGCAAGGAGAGGAATGA
- the sufB gene encoding Fe-S cluster assembly protein SufB: protein MSERSRLEEILKAGSLEEILGTAVPYPKEIELKGKISRSIIEELSKIKNEPEWMFRHRLRALELFEKLPMPKWVVGIEELDLENLVLYTKPELEKEVKDWEDLPENIRKTFERLNIPEIEKRFLSGLTAVFDSESVYSQLKDEFEKKGIVMLPMEEAVRKYPDVVKRYFGKIFPAREHKFSALHHALWSGGAFVYIPKGVRVPFPIEAFFVIGSALEGQFEHTLVVADEGSYVHFIEGCSAPMYKGFSFHDGMVEIYAHKNATVKFTTIQNWSRNVINFNNKRAIIEENAYVEWIEGSIGSMITYTYPSSVLKGDYSRTAQYVVSLSNGPFMKDTGAKSFHVGKNTSSKIVSKSISANGGINIYRGLVRIVKGAKNSTATVSCDSLILDEESKAYTYPHNQNDEPTASIIHEATTGKLSEDKLFYLNARGIKEEEAKSLIVLGFISEILEGLPFEYVEVLKKVIELEFGEVGGVG from the coding sequence ATGAGCGAGCGATCAAGACTCGAAGAAATTCTAAAAGCTGGTTCGTTAGAGGAGATTCTTGGAACTGCAGTGCCTTACCCTAAAGAAATTGAGCTCAAAGGGAAAATAAGTAGGAGTATTATTGAAGAACTTTCAAAAATAAAAAATGAGCCAGAGTGGATGTTTAGACATAGACTTAGAGCATTAGAACTCTTTGAAAAATTGCCTATGCCAAAGTGGGTTGTAGGTATTGAAGAGCTTGATCTTGAGAACCTTGTCCTGTACACGAAACCTGAACTTGAGAAGGAAGTTAAAGATTGGGAAGATTTACCGGAAAACATAAGAAAAACCTTTGAGAGGCTGAATATTCCTGAGATAGAGAAAAGGTTTCTTTCTGGTTTAACGGCAGTTTTTGACAGTGAGAGTGTTTATTCCCAGCTTAAAGACGAATTTGAAAAAAAAGGAATAGTTATGCTTCCTATGGAGGAAGCTGTTAGAAAATACCCGGATGTAGTGAAACGTTATTTTGGTAAGATATTCCCTGCAAGAGAGCACAAGTTCTCTGCGTTACACCACGCTCTCTGGAGTGGGGGAGCTTTTGTTTATATCCCCAAAGGAGTTCGTGTTCCATTTCCTATTGAGGCATTCTTTGTCATAGGCTCGGCTTTAGAGGGCCAGTTTGAACATACTCTTGTCGTTGCAGATGAGGGAAGTTATGTCCACTTTATCGAAGGATGTTCTGCACCGATGTATAAGGGCTTCTCCTTCCACGATGGGATGGTTGAGATTTATGCTCACAAAAACGCCACGGTCAAATTCACCACCATACAAAACTGGAGCCGTAATGTTATAAACTTCAATAATAAGAGAGCGATAATTGAGGAGAATGCTTACGTAGAGTGGATTGAAGGGAGTATTGGGAGCATGATAACATATACGTATCCTTCCAGCGTTCTCAAAGGTGATTATTCGAGAACTGCTCAGTATGTTGTCTCACTTAGCAATGGTCCATTTATGAAAGATACTGGTGCAAAAAGTTTTCATGTAGGTAAGAATACCAGTTCAAAGATAGTTTCCAAGAGTATAAGTGCTAATGGAGGTATAAACATCTACAGAGGCCTTGTAAGGATAGTTAAGGGGGCAAAAAACTCAACAGCAACAGTCTCATGTGATTCACTAATATTGGATGAGGAGAGCAAGGCTTATACATATCCGCATAACCAGAATGACGAGCCGACAGCCAGCATAATTCACGAGGCAACTACTGGAAAACTTAGTGAGGACAAACTTTTCTACTTAAATGCAAGGGGCATAAAAGAGGAAGAAGCGAAGAGCCTCATAGTTCTTGGTTTCATCAGCGAAATACTTGAAGGACTGCCCTTTGAATATGTGGAGGTTCTAAAGAAAGTCATAGAGCTTGAATTCGGTGAAGTAGGGGGTGTTGGTTGA
- a CDS encoding SufD family Fe-S cluster assembly protein translates to MVAKEFPNERINLENLEYQKYGDSPTIRSYTKWELFEENSPLKLPTEAKAGSVMVSPHVLLSGSEAFFNLPEGVELAEGKLGLSHPEESRILGFHFYALKKSYRLKITRDLIKPLIIVSHLSERAFISHHLSIEADNVKVPIIIYDLAEKGTKSFVVELKTRDSELEILTVGKHKSISHYLLRASLGVNAKVKAFTVISGGEMSHHREDYSLEGRGSELILRGMPIAINSAVDYLTNVLQHGERTESETRVHGFSYKEGWLVHRGTAKVFESAKHSSSKVISTITVMDEGSLGVSVPMLEVDTGEIEEASHSSAIHQFDEDALFYLRSRGLNGEEALDLFVHGIGEALSGHLERLKGKARSNVVELIEGVL, encoded by the coding sequence ATGGTCGCTAAGGAATTTCCTAATGAACGCATAAATCTCGAAAACCTTGAGTACCAGAAATACGGGGATAGTCCAACAATAAGAAGCTATACCAAGTGGGAACTTTTTGAGGAGAATTCCCCCTTAAAGCTTCCAACTGAAGCGAAAGCTGGAAGCGTCATGGTGAGTCCTCATGTGTTGCTTTCTGGAAGTGAGGCCTTCTTCAACTTACCGGAGGGTGTTGAACTTGCTGAAGGAAAATTGGGCCTTTCACATCCAGAGGAGTCTCGAATACTAGGTTTTCACTTTTATGCTTTAAAAAAGTCATATCGTTTGAAGATAACTAGAGATCTAATAAAACCGCTCATAATAGTTTCTCATCTTTCAGAAAGAGCTTTTATAAGCCACCATCTTAGTATAGAGGCAGATAATGTCAAGGTACCTATAATTATTTATGATCTAGCTGAAAAGGGTACTAAGTCTTTTGTAGTTGAGTTAAAGACCAGAGATAGTGAACTTGAGATACTCACCGTAGGGAAGCACAAAAGTATTTCTCACTATCTGCTAAGGGCGAGTCTCGGTGTTAATGCTAAAGTTAAAGCTTTCACTGTTATTAGTGGCGGAGAAATGAGTCATCATAGGGAAGACTATTCACTAGAAGGAAGAGGTAGCGAACTTATCCTACGCGGAATGCCGATAGCGATAAACTCTGCTGTGGATTATCTTACTAACGTTCTTCAGCATGGGGAAAGAACTGAGAGTGAAACTAGAGTTCATGGTTTTTCTTATAAGGAAGGTTGGCTTGTACATAGGGGAACTGCGAAGGTCTTTGAGAGTGCTAAACACTCTTCCAGTAAGGTTATTTCCACCATAACTGTCATGGATGAAGGTTCTCTTGGAGTAAGTGTCCCAATGCTTGAGGTAGATACAGGGGAGATTGAGGAAGCTTCGCATTCTTCAGCCATTCATCAGTTTGATGAGGATGCGCTGTTTTATCTGCGATCTAGAGGTTTGAATGGAGAGGAGGCACTAGATCTTTTTGTACATGGTATAGGGGAGGCGTTGAGTGGTCATCTTGAGAGGCTCAAAGGTAAAGCGAGAAGCAACGTAGTGGAGCTCATTGAAGGAGTGCTTTGA
- a CDS encoding YHS domain-containing protein, giving the protein MPIDPVCGMEVSEETELKMEYNGKVYYFCSPHCKAQFESNPEKYVKEEGMKHEHGMHSHEHKHGHKRHGCCH; this is encoded by the coding sequence ATGCCTATTGATCCAGTCTGTGGAATGGAAGTTAGCGAAGAAACGGAACTTAAGATGGAGTATAATGGAAAAGTCTACTACTTCTGCTCTCCACACTGCAAAGCTCAATTTGAATCAAATCCTGAAAAATACGTTAAGGAAGAGGGAATGAAGCACGAGCATGGAATGCACTCTCACGAGCACAAGCACGGCCACAAAAGGCATGGGTGTTGCCATTGA
- a CDS encoding CoA-binding protein produces MNVKEFKKIALVGATPNPTKYGNIILRDLLGKGFEVLPVNPKYEEIENVKCYKTVRDLPKDVDVIVFVVPPKIGLQIAKDAVEAGFRKLWFQPGAESEEIKKFLEDQNVEYSFKKCIMVETGEKRMFLEV; encoded by the coding sequence ATGAACGTGAAAGAGTTCAAAAAGATAGCATTGGTTGGTGCAACTCCGAATCCCACTAAGTATGGGAATATAATCCTTAGGGATCTTCTTGGAAAAGGTTTTGAAGTGTTACCAGTGAATCCAAAGTATGAGGAAATTGAGAATGTAAAATGTTATAAAACCGTGAGGGACCTCCCCAAAGATGTTGATGTTATAGTCTTTGTAGTTCCGCCTAAAATCGGCCTCCAAATAGCAAAGGATGCTGTAGAAGCAGGCTTTAGAAAGCTGTGGTTTCAGCCAGGAGCTGAGAGTGAAGAGATTAAAAAGTTTTTGGAAGACCAAAACGTTGAATATAGTTTTAAAAAATGTATAATGGTAGAGACAGGTGAGAAGAGAATGTTTTTGGAGGTGTGA
- a CDS encoding FTR1 family protein, whose product MIGQFLITFREALEAAIIVAIIIAYLKRTKRGNQVKDVWIGAGLSILASVLLGAIILKIYGGLEEKELFEGIASYLAVIVLTSMIYWMATKGKNIKMEIENKVSKAISPLALISFTFIVVFREGLETVLFLTPFVTQDFSGTLIGLISGLVGALALAYLIYGVGMRINLRTFFYYSSILLVFVAAGLAGYGTHELIEWAEEEGVSLGFFEETAYDLGIPKDSVWSHKGVIGSVFAVLFGYSTSMEWGRVLVQFGYLLLALYLVFKAYGKEPVASMRNERLKSSA is encoded by the coding sequence ATGATAGGTCAGTTCCTGATAACATTTAGAGAAGCACTTGAAGCTGCCATAATAGTAGCAATTATTATTGCGTATCTTAAACGAACCAAGAGGGGAAATCAGGTTAAAGATGTTTGGATAGGGGCTGGTCTTTCAATATTGGCTAGTGTATTACTAGGGGCAATAATTCTCAAGATCTATGGGGGCCTAGAAGAAAAAGAACTTTTTGAAGGGATAGCCTCCTATCTAGCTGTGATAGTGCTTACTAGCATGATATACTGGATGGCCACAAAGGGGAAGAATATTAAGATGGAAATAGAGAATAAAGTCAGCAAAGCAATAAGCCCCCTGGCTTTAATTAGTTTCACGTTTATAGTGGTTTTCAGAGAGGGCTTAGAAACTGTTCTGTTTCTCACGCCCTTTGTTACGCAGGATTTTAGTGGTACTTTGATAGGTTTAATAAGTGGCCTTGTTGGAGCCTTGGCTTTAGCGTACTTGATTTATGGTGTTGGGATGAGAATAAACCTTAGGACTTTCTTCTATTATAGTTCAATACTTCTTGTATTTGTAGCTGCAGGTTTAGCAGGCTATGGAACTCATGAACTCATAGAGTGGGCAGAAGAAGAGGGAGTCTCATTAGGCTTCTTTGAGGAGACAGCATATGACCTTGGAATTCCAAAGGATAGTGTGTGGTCTCATAAAGGAGTTATAGGATCAGTGTTTGCTGTCCTTTTTGGCTATTCAACAAGTATGGAATGGGGAAGAGTCCTTGTGCAGTTTGGATATCTACTACTTGCTTTATATCTAGTGTTTAAGGCATATGGGAAAGAACCAGTAGCAAGCATGAGAAATGAAAGACTCAAGAGCTCTGCTTGA
- a CDS encoding peroxiredoxin encodes MVKVGEIVPDFEADAYLPEKDDIGKVKLSDYRGKWVVLAFYPADFTFVCPTELEELADYYEEFKKEGAEILSVSTDTAYVHKAWHDTSPAIKKIRYPMLADPAGKISRLFGTYIEDEGVSWRATFIIDPDGKVVHMEMHDLSIGRSAREILRRLRASKYVREHPGQVCPASWEPGKETLEVSLDLVGKI; translated from the coding sequence ATGGTGAAGGTTGGAGAAATAGTTCCGGACTTCGAGGCCGATGCATACCTTCCGGAGAAGGACGACATCGGAAAGGTCAAGCTCTCGGACTACCGGGGCAAATGGGTTGTCTTGGCGTTCTATCCGGCAGACTTTACCTTCGTCTGCCCGACCGAGCTTGAGGAGCTGGCCGATTATTATGAGGAGTTCAAGAAGGAAGGTGCTGAAATCCTGAGCGTATCAACGGATACAGCCTACGTCCACAAGGCCTGGCACGACACTTCCCCTGCTATAAAGAAGATACGCTATCCAATGCTCGCTGACCCGGCTGGGAAGATAAGCCGTCTCTTTGGAACTTACATAGAGGACGAGGGCGTTTCTTGGAGGGCGACCTTCATAATAGACCCCGACGGAAAGGTCGTCCACATGGAGATGCACGACCTCAGCATAGGCAGGAGCGCGAGGGAGATACTCAGAAGGTTGAGGGCTTCTAAATATGTCAGGGAGCACCCCGGGCAGGTGTGTCCAGCAAGCTGGGAACCAGGCAAGGAAACACTGGAGGTCAGCCTCGATTTAGTAGGCAAAATCTGA
- a CDS encoding DMT family transporter: MTHHYGYVSAVLAALLFGISSTLNKIALRNVHPMIIAGSIYLTAGIVLMLLRFTPLKDKIIERLEFKVKTQEFFSRRDLLLLTFIVLFGSFLAPLSFMFGLNKTTAVNASLLLNTETLFTVLIAVIVFKEKASRRSIIGIFLILIGAVVISTENFKEVELSKGIVGNILILLAGLSWAIDNNLSKLLSVKKDLLLVTSLKGLFGGSALLILAFLMGIPFYIPFQSLPYILTVGAFSIGFSIVLFLFALREIGAMKTGAIFSTSSLIGAFFAFLVLGESFTIIKAFFGVLMFAGVYLLSLE; this comes from the coding sequence ATGACCCATCACTACGGTTATGTGAGTGCAGTTTTAGCCGCCTTGCTCTTTGGAATAAGCTCGACACTAAATAAAATCGCACTTAGAAATGTTCATCCAATGATAATAGCGGGAAGTATCTATTTAACGGCAGGAATAGTTTTAATGCTTCTTCGCTTTACACCGCTTAAGGATAAAATCATCGAAAGGCTTGAATTTAAGGTTAAAACTCAAGAGTTCTTCTCAAGGCGAGACCTTCTGCTATTGACTTTTATAGTGCTTTTTGGCTCCTTCTTGGCCCCTCTTTCATTCATGTTCGGCTTGAATAAGACAACAGCCGTTAATGCATCCCTCTTACTCAACACCGAGACGTTATTCACTGTTTTAATAGCGGTTATAGTCTTCAAAGAAAAAGCCTCAAGAAGAAGCATTATTGGAATTTTCCTAATCTTAATTGGGGCTGTTGTGATCTCGACAGAGAACTTTAAGGAAGTAGAGCTGAGCAAGGGTATTGTCGGAAATATTTTAATACTATTGGCAGGTCTCTCATGGGCGATAGACAATAATTTGAGCAAGCTACTAAGCGTTAAGAAGGATCTACTTTTGGTAACTTCACTAAAAGGGCTGTTTGGAGGGAGTGCTCTGCTAATCTTGGCTTTTCTAATGGGAATTCCGTTCTACATTCCATTTCAAAGTCTTCCATATATTTTAACTGTTGGTGCATTTAGCATAGGCTTTTCTATCGTACTATTTCTATTCGCCTTAAGGGAAATTGGGGCCATGAAAACGGGAGCAATTTTTTCAACTTCTTCACTAATCGGCGCTTTCTTTGCTTTTTTAGTCCTTGGAGAAAGTTTTACAATAATTAAAGCATTTTTTGGCGTTTTAATGTTTGCTGGAGTGTATTTGCTTTCTTTGGAGTAA
- a CDS encoding SagB/ThcOx family dehydrogenase — translation MEVKLPEPKIKGEVSLEEAIYKRKSIRRYASEPLTLGELSQVLWAAYGMNIWGKRTSPSAGARYPFEVYTVVSSVEGLEPGLYHYDGKEHVLKLVRKEDLREKLARACLRQKCVATAPVNIVIVAHYERTTTRYGERGIRYVHIDAGHMGQNIYLQATALGLGTVAVGAFRDEEVKKVIDVEGDPLYIFPLGRPAE, via the coding sequence ATGGAGGTCAAACTACCAGAACCAAAAATTAAAGGGGAAGTGAGTCTTGAAGAGGCAATATACAAGAGAAAGAGCATTAGAAGATATGCCTCAGAACCATTAACCCTTGGCGAGCTCTCCCAAGTTCTCTGGGCGGCTTATGGTATGAATATCTGGGGAAAGAGAACATCCCCAAGTGCAGGTGCAAGGTATCCCTTTGAAGTATACACCGTTGTGAGCAGTGTTGAGGGTCTTGAGCCGGGGCTGTACCATTATGATGGAAAGGAGCATGTTCTAAAGCTTGTTCGAAAGGAGGATTTAAGAGAAAAGCTTGCTCGTGCATGTCTCAGGCAGAAGTGTGTTGCTACCGCTCCAGTGAACATTGTAATAGTTGCTCATTATGAAAGAACCACGACTAGGTATGGTGAGAGGGGAATAAGATATGTGCATATAGATGCGGGACATATGGGGCAAAATATTTACCTCCAAGCAACGGCTTTAGGCCTTGGAACTGTTGCAGTTGGAGCTTTTCGAGATGAGGAAGTCAAGAAGGTAATTGATGTTGAAGGAGATCCATTGTATATCTTCCCCCTTGGAAGGCCTGCGGAATAA
- a CDS encoding helix-turn-helix transcriptional regulator: MTEICKVYEEHLDKILEAKKKLPEEELLLDVADFFDALGNPTRLKILFALLEEELCTCDLSNITGLSVSAISHQLRILKDRKIVAYRKDGKNVFYRLDDEHVKEILNVALKHMEE, from the coding sequence ATGACAGAGATATGTAAGGTGTATGAAGAACACCTAGACAAAATATTGGAAGCTAAAAAGAAGCTACCAGAGGAGGAGTTACTCTTGGATGTTGCGGACTTTTTTGATGCCTTAGGCAATCCAACTAGGTTAAAAATACTTTTCGCACTTTTGGAGGAGGAATTATGCACATGTGATCTTTCAAACATTACAGGTCTCTCTGTATCCGCAATATCACATCAGCTTAGAATTCTAAAGGACAGGAAAATTGTTGCTTATAGGAAAGATGGGAAGAACGTCTTCTATCGTCTAGATGATGAACATGTTAAAGAGATACTGAATGTTGCATTAAAGCACATGGAGGAGTGA
- a CDS encoding heavy-metal-associated domain-containing protein has protein sequence MAKVVLNIKNMSCQHCVMTIKRALEKIGAKTEVSLKEKKAVVEYDESKLTVEDLISAIAKFGYEAEVA, from the coding sequence ATGGCGAAAGTAGTTTTGAATATCAAAAATATGAGCTGTCAGCACTGTGTAATGACAATTAAAAGAGCTTTAGAGAAAATTGGGGCAAAGACAGAAGTCAGCTTGAAAGAGAAGAAAGCTGTTGTTGAGTACGACGAGTCAAAGCTTACAGTTGAGGATTTAATTAGTGCTATTGCAAAGTTTGGCTATGAAGCGGAGGTGGCTTGA
- a CDS encoding DUF302 domain-containing protein, with protein MFYYVKKFEEDLDFLWERFKKRLEEEGFLLIGERIPVAIVEREDGIVADYHLLFICDKELVAELVKIDPNIGALLPCTGFGYRREDGNYLGVTLPSVAWKIAGDEITKLMRPMEERVKAIIDSL; from the coding sequence GTGTTCTATTATGTAAAGAAATTTGAGGAGGATCTTGACTTCCTATGGGAACGCTTTAAGAAAAGATTGGAGGAGGAGGGTTTTCTACTCATTGGAGAGAGGATCCCGGTGGCAATTGTAGAAAGAGAAGACGGAATCGTGGCGGATTATCACTTACTTTTCATATGTGATAAGGAGCTTGTTGCAGAGCTGGTAAAGATAGACCCCAACATAGGAGCCCTCTTACCATGTACAGGCTTTGGATATAGGAGGGAAGATGGTAACTATTTGGGGGTTACTCTACCGAGTGTAGCGTGGAAAATCGCTGGTGATGAGATTACAAAACTAATGAGGCCCATGGAGGAGAGAGTGAAGGCAATAATTGACTCTCTATAG